The genome window ACAATCACCACACTGTTCTTGTCTCATATAATAACACATTATCACCCCACCGATGAAAAAGATGATTCTGCTGTCACTCATCCTCTCGTACACGGCGTCGATCTTGTCTGTTCCGTCTGGAAGTCCGAGCCAGAAGTTCTTTATCAGAGCTGGATTAGAGGACACTAACATTCCATCTCGCTGAGTTCTCCAGAAGTGATCACCTTAAGAGAAATAACAAACtatcatatatttatattacaatAACACTTGATTTTGACTATTTTTTGTCCCTACCCTTAAAAAAGAAGACTTCTCCCCTGATGTTTGCCACCGCATCAAATCCTCCCTGACAGCGTTCAGTGAAGGAGGGGTCATAACTGGAACAACAGTAATTTACTTAATTCCCAGGATGTGTTTTGTCCACTAGATGGTGCAACAAAACTAAACCAGTTCTTAAGTGTGGAGGAACCCAGAACACAGGTTGCGCTTTTGCGGCTCTACTCACGGCCGTGTCGCTCTCGGTGCGGGGGGAGTAGGCAggcgggggaggtgggggtccgATCCGCCTGGGCGGCCGCCTTCCTTCGCGCCTGCAACAGGATGATGACAAGAAACGGTCCTGAGGTTAAAACGGATGACTGCAAACGAACCACAGACGTCTCACTGGCAGGAAAGAGAGCGCGCCTAAGACACAGGATACCGGTAAGAAACCGGCCGCGTTGCACAAGTGCACCCTCACACACATTctgaggacaaaaaaaaaaaatcagctgtttgtgagGCAGCGTGTTGGAGCTCACACATATCGTGTTGGTGGTtttggcaatttcacatttatgAGGTCAGCTTTACTCTGATCCAGAAAGTGCCTGACCGTAGAGCTGCTGGATGGCCAGCCTGTCATCCAGGTCCAGCTGGAAGTTGGGAATGTTCTCTACGGGCCCCTGGTAGTACGGCCTCATGATGGACGGGTCGGCGGAGGAATGGGACAGGCCCAGCGCATGGCCGAACTCATGCACGGCCACAGTGAACAGATCTGTGCTGCCGTCGGTGCCTGAGGAAGTGGGACGAGGGAGCATCCGCAATCAATGATGAGGATGAGCTCAATAGAAACGAGGCTCTCTGAAATCGGCAGGTACCTCCATGACTCCAGATCTCATCGTCGTCAAAGTGCGTGTCGCCCGAGACGTCGTTCTCGCCGGGGAAGAAGGCGTGGGCCAGCGTGCCGCCCCTGCCGTCGAAGGGGTAGCCGTCGTCGTGCAGCGAGCGGGCGAAGGACACCCGGATGTCCCCGCCGGCGGCCTCGTTCGGAGCCCGGCTGAAACTCAAGGGAGCCGCGTCGCTCCAGGCCTTGAAGGCGTGAGAGAGGATGGTTTCCACTAAACGGTTGTTCAGGCCCGGCGAGAGGGAGGGCGTCGGGTAGCTGTGGACGCTGCAGACAGACGAGGGGTGAGTTCACACCGCTATACATCTGAGTATCATATCTGAGTCAGCTTTCCCCAGAAACTCCACTTCCCCCTCGTGTCATTAATCGCACATATTGTGATCTGTCACGACAAACACACCTCCACGTGAGGTCTGTCTTCTGCCATTTAAGGCCTGACAGGACATatcgtttcctcctcctcctcctcctcctcagcatgtCCTCCGTCCCAACAATATCAGGAAGAGAGCATCGTGGTGCGGACATGAGCTGCAGCGTTTGCGTGTCTGGAAGAGAAGTAAATCACGTAGTGGATGTTGAAATCCAAGAACAGGAAGTCTGAGACCTCATGTGACCACTAATACATGTACAAGTGTGTCTGTAAATGAAAAAGCATTAGAGGAGGATTTGATGTAGATAAACAGTGACGCTGGCCCAGTCTCTTCTTCTGCTATGCCATTATAAAGACTTTGTGTTGCGATTGTGCTGTGATAAAAGATCGTTACCCAACACCCCGGTTTCTGGGATTCCCCCAAATCTCTGCATCACGCGAATGGCTTTCTCCATCCCCTCCTTGGTCTGCAGCCGACTGGTGTGCGGGTCCGGGGGGGGGAGGTAGCCGTACCTGCTGAGCCAGTCCTGCACGTGAGACGAGGACACGCGCTTGGTCAAACCACAAGGCATCATCAGCTTCACAGTGAGGCCCATCGTGCCCATCACAAGTCAGTGCGTCATCCCCACTGTATGTGCTCATTCATATTACATGAACGTCCTCCTGTCGAGGCCGATGCTCAGTAAATGCTCTGTAGCTCCACGGTTTTCTACTACCCGAATGTAGAGGTAGGTTAAACGAGGCGATGCCTCTGATGTGGCTCAGTGGCTGATTCTGAAACTCAAAGTCAGTTGGAGTTTAAAAGACAAGGTGTTGCCCAACGTCTTCAGCGGTTTCAACAAAATAAGCTGTAACATCAGTATTCTCACACTACATAGGAATGGCACAATATCCTAATTCTTTAAGCAACTAAGTTAGTGCAAAACACATCTTGCGTAGAACTTACTTTCTCTCACGCAAAGCTCACGGTTCAGTTATGAAACAGTATTTTCTGAGGAGATAATTATGGAATGTGTAGAAAACAAGTGATATTTACAGCTAATGTGTTAAAGGATGTCAGTGGGGTTTTTAGATACTTGATCAGTCCATCTTGAATTAactaaagacaaaacaacagtAACATGCCTCGTAGCtgacacataaaataaaagcctcataACTGGACTTCCTGTCACTGATGGACAGCACTCACCATGGCTCTGGTGTACTGGACGGGCTCCGCCGATGCTCCCCTCGTTAAGGCCAACACCATCCACAGCAGGACGACCAGCTTCGTTCCCCTCACTGCAAAATACAGCTCCATTATTACCACAATACTTATGGTTTGGGACAAGAGGCATTTCTCATCCGCGCGCGCAGCAGCCAGAGGAGGCAAAGCAAACGCAGCTCACTGTTGTTGCTCCTGTGGCGCCTCAGCCGGCTCTCGGGGGACTAGGCTGGGCTCATCATCGACCGGCTAGCGCTCTCCCTGCCCCTCCTGCCCCTCCCACCTCgcctccagcttcacctccGACGCTGCGGCGCTCGCGAAGCCGCACCGCCAGGCTCTGCTCGCGTCAGGAGGGCAGGAGGCGCTCGGCAGAACACCTGCACGGTGCAGATGCAAAGGTGAACGCAGGCTGAGGTTGTCACAGATCTGCTTTATTACCATTCATGAGGCTGTGATATGAAAAAGACGGCAGGCAAATATAAAACTTAGTAAAAGATTGATTGTTTTAACTCCTATCTTACAGTAATTTATATATAAACTGACGGAACAACAGCCCAGAGCACAAGGAGTTAAACCGTGGCAGTAGTGGATGAACA of Betta splendens chromosome 19, fBetSpl5.4, whole genome shotgun sequence contains these proteins:
- the mmp25b gene encoding matrix metalloproteinase-25 isoform X1; translation: MELYFAVRGTKLVVLLWMVLALTRGASAEPVQYTRAMDWLSRYGYLPPPDPHTSRLQTKEGMEKAIRVMQRFGGIPETGVLDTQTLQLMSAPRCSLPDIVGTEDMLRRRRRRRKRYVLSGLKWQKTDLTWSVHSYPTPSLSPGLNNRLVETILSHAFKAWSDAAPLSFSRAPNEAAGGDIRVSFARSLHDDGYPFDGRGGTLAHAFFPGENDVSGDTHFDDDEIWSHGGTDGSTDLFTVAVHEFGHALGLSHSSADPSIMRPYYQGPVENIPNFQLDLDDRLAIQQLYGAKEGGRPGGSDPHLPRLPTPPAPRATRPYDPSFTERCQGGFDAVANIRGEVFFFKGDHFWRTQRDGMLVSSNPALIKNFWLGLPDGTDKIDAVYERMSDSRIIFFIGSQYWVFKDTKAMTGYPRPLSDWGMRRKGGEPVDRVDAAFIWAHNGKTYLFSDGEFWRFDESKSDDQKPKRPEPDYPRDNGLWAGVPADMDDVISWKEGDAYFFKGNQYWVLKKGGLNQEVVTPKSTAVDWLRCPAPDPTQQSPKDPRTERCSCAARGSSSTVRSSWTLLISVVLVIKS
- the mmp25b gene encoding matrix metalloproteinase-25 isoform X2; its protein translation is MRGTKLVVLLWMVLALTRGASAEPVQYTRAMDWLSRYGYLPPPDPHTSRLQTKEGMEKAIRVMQRFGGIPETGVLDTQTLQLMSAPRCSLPDIVGTEDMLRRRRRRRKRYVLSGLKWQKTDLTWSVHSYPTPSLSPGLNNRLVETILSHAFKAWSDAAPLSFSRAPNEAAGGDIRVSFARSLHDDGYPFDGRGGTLAHAFFPGENDVSGDTHFDDDEIWSHGGTDGSTDLFTVAVHEFGHALGLSHSSADPSIMRPYYQGPVENIPNFQLDLDDRLAIQQLYGAKEGGRPGGSDPHLPRLPTPPAPRATRPYDPSFTERCQGGFDAVANIRGEVFFFKGDHFWRTQRDGMLVSSNPALIKNFWLGLPDGTDKIDAVYERMSDSRIIFFIGSQYWVFKDTKAMTGYPRPLSDWGMRRKGGEPVDRVDAAFIWAHNGKTYLFSDGEFWRFDESKSDDQKPKRPEPDYPRDNGLWAGVPADMDDVISWKEGDAYFFKGNQYWVLKKGGLNQEVVTPKSTAVDWLRCPAPDPTQQSPKDPRTERCSCAARGSSSTVRSSWTLLISVVLVIKS